In Rhopalosiphum padi isolate XX-2018 chromosome 3, ASM2088224v1, whole genome shotgun sequence, the genomic stretch ttttttttttttattgatttattagaagtttaatgttttgtattgtttattaaaatttgccgTACATACACTGCTTAGCTAGCTTATCtcttcatattaattttaaaaaaaaaatcttagaatatttttttttttttaaggaatcaataatcaataaattataacagtttAATCATTATAGcacacaatataacaatattgtagttatttatgattataatttaaaataatatgtactaaatatgcataataaactACTAAAAACTTATGATATTGTATCTGGAGTTAACAGTGGTGATATCGGTGGATGGTATATCATTAGTAATTTATCACTATCTCATCAAACAGAAAGTTAACAGTACTTCAACATCCACCAACTAGAAGCTTCTTAAGCAATACTTTGCCTTCTGCAtctaaatgatttatatataaacatgtatattacatttatattatcatatttatgtatttttcacttatttaatattcatcctTATATTGGTTTCaggatataaatttatattttactttaaccaAGTGTAAATCAATTAACTTTTTTcacaagttttattattattattattattagtattataacatTTGGCATTATCATCATTTAACACAATATCGACTAATAcaaatgcaatttattaaatatataagtagttaACTAGGTTaacttaataaacaaaataattaataagtaaataatatacgacTAATAAGTTGGTAGTAGTTGGATAGCTTTTTGTGCTAGTGGATGTTTctacaaataacataatattatataactaaaatatttaaaaaaaaaaagaaaatataactaCTACCAGTAAATCCAAATAAACAACTTAAAAGCAAACAGGATAGCTGACaagttaaacttaaaaaaacttattcTTTGACTGCAAAacctctaataatatataaataacatcatTACTCCTTAAAGTTAGTTAAAGCATTCTGTCTTGTCTTTGTCTTGTCaagatttttatgaaaaaaaaactagttcTTTGGTAACAATTAAATAGGTTACATCTTTCTATCTTTAAAATagtaagtaataacaattattcaacaattttaattagataaataattatttaatatttattcaaatattacttattattgtgtgtaaaaGATAGGAAACCctgttcattaaaaaaacattttgtgttAATTAGCATTTACAAGGAGTTTAATTCATACaacttatttaaattccaaataCACAGATTTCTGGTACTACCATTTTTATATACtccaataaaaatcattatacacagaatttttatttattttaatggttgtcttattttttttatatacacaatacagtcgattacataaaatattaaatttaattatgtataataacatatcaCAAGTTCGTTGTaagaaattattcatttttttggaattgtattgtttttccACGTTTTTTTACGTAACAAAAAGTTTAAATCATATTCTGTATTTACTGCATAATACACATTGGCTGTCATTGGTAAAATcatttctgaaataaaaataacaaaaaataaatttagttaagaATAATCAtatgaaacaataaatacacaaaCCTTTATCAGGTAAAACTTGAGATAGAGTATAGTTTTCTGGATCATCATCAATACAAAATTTCAGCATAGCATTTCTAATAACTTGTGGTGTTCGTTCATTGTTACTTAACATAATGCTTTTGTATAATACAACccctaaaatataggtaatatagatagtttattttatatcaacaaattttgggaataattaaaataaattatttatatttatatacagtttaaaataattagtccaTTTCTGGTTTTTTGGGTtacacataattaattaaaaatgtgaagtttctgaaaattaaaaaaataatttttttaagaaggaaAAACATTTCTATGATTGATtcgaatcatattttaaaagcaaactttgttttaaatagtttaaactcaaatatataaatattttaaactatgcaataataataatataatatactataataataatataatatatataattatacttaatattgcaGAATTAAGAGTATGaaacacccgcatgtgttgtctccatcttatattaattaaatgcgCAACATAGTAAATTTACACTCAGCAGATCATGtttagctccgttagtttaaaaattagaatgaatttacctattataaaacttgatggtaagaacattatctgcgCTTAAATATTAGCTTTTTACGATAATTCAGTTTTCAAGTGAGTTATCTGCTGAGcttaaattttatatgttacGTAAGATGGAAAAGACATATTATGCGGgtgtgacgtcctcttaaataaaaatgaatttaacaattttacataCCGTCAGTCTCAACATTATCTGCATCAACCGTTAtccgaataatataaaaatctgaCGAAGTATTAAATGTTGAATTATTGAcactatttttaactataatgttAGTATTATTGCTTCCATTTAGTGACATGTCAAAAGATTGCAATGAATAGCTACTTGATGAAGAAGATAGATCGAGTAAAGAATCCTGCAActcaaaaaaaagtaaattttgtataataattattatttgtagtaaTGAACTTATTaggtttataaaacattataaaatattataaagtgttgattaaatattacttttgcatgcaacaatataaattaaataggttgtaaaaaaaaagaactaatTATGTAGTAACTTTTAGTCTTTACTTTTTTTcccctaaatttaaatttaataggacACAatctcattaattatttattaaaaaaaaaaaaaaaaattgaatatagatAAGAACttgagtaaattaaatttattaattatactcaaAATACTAAACAAATACTGTAGtccaaagttttaaaataataaagttaatagctaaatataatcaaaattaaataaatattcatattagcaatttaaaaatagtaaataatttttttttaatagactaaatTTTCCACTgataagtcatatttttaatttgatattaggatattttattgtagtataAATAGTTAGGGTATTGCAtactattatttctatatttttaattccaagTGTTTCAGGTTAGTTCTGttctattttaacttattaaatattaaaataaatacatttcagtatttaactatttttataaatttgagctCAAGTTTTTAAATGCAAGGTATTCTGCTATGTCtcaaataacaaaattgtttagtttgagtattagtgaataatatttttttacctgttTATCCAAAGAGTTATTAGGTGAGTGTAAACCATCATCGGATAATCCATACAAGCTTTTGCTGCTACAATTACTAGAAATGGAATCATTCTTTTTATGTTCATAACTGAAAAATTATCTTTGAATAAAAATcaatcatacatattttaatttaataatttaaaagtttgtgaacgttatacttaatatacttttgtttttttccaGTTCCTATTATTGAATTTGCACATGATGATGTTATATTATCTGATGGTTCTATTTGACAAGAAATTCTAAACGCTTCTCTATCATCCAAAACTAAAATGGAATGAAACCATTGATCAAATACTGAATCCTCAGTTATGTTATATGAATTTGCTGCCCCTTGAAGGAGCTTAATCTAATACCCAGACAATTAAGATAAACATTTAAGacaattatagatatttaaaataaacataatttaatactatacataattataaacatacttGAGCTAATACTTCAAactcttttctttttttatcaaaattaattagacCATCAGGCAAGAGATCGGGAGTTGCAGCATCAATCATGGTCAAATCAGTTAGAAATGTCCCTAAGTATGGTATAGTTCCAATGTTtaacttctaaaaatatttcattcacttaattaaaacatgaaaaaaaaataattggataTAATTTACACAATGTAACTCACACTCATAGTGCTTTGCtgcttttgaataattttttgtaaatgtcTATCATTGTGTCCAAATGTGTCAGCAAATTTTGCTGTACCTTCTCGTATTAATAACTTTCGCTGCGCCCATTGATTATTTTCTTCACTAAATATTCTTGCAAGTTCTTGAAACAGTTCCACCTAggaaattttatatatatacataacttgattaaaaatattttatgtatttaatttaatacagttCACTTCATTAGTATTACCTTGTCTCGAGGAACTGAATGCCAAGTTTTCTTTAATCTAAACACAGAATTGGATTGTAAGCCAGATATAATAGCTTTTAATGAGGAAAAATTCTTAAGTACTCTTAattcctataaaaataataaagtttatttataagctaactatatatttctattaatatactTGAGCAATGTCGATCCAAGTTTCAATAACATGTGGTCTATCTGAATTGATTGCTAATATCACAGTACTGATAACTCTAAGTGATACAGCATTAAATTGATCAATTGTAGCAAGGACTGTGGGTGCAGACCCTGCTCTTTTATTTTTAGACCAAACTGCACCTAAACATTGGTGAGCAACCATACTTCTTAAAACAtcctatacaaattaaatataggttagaaatattgatataaaatataatggtaataaaataaaataacatacacgGTCCATTCGAGTTAACTGCTCAGCAAAATGCCTTTCTGCTATGTTAGGAAAATTGTAGGGAGAATGTGGAGAATTAGCAATAACTAAGTCATAATCATCACTAATAAATGTTGTAGTGTCTAGAAATTGTTGATAATTAgctttatattgaaaaaaatgtagtaagttcaTACCTGATTGTTTACATTCTTTAAGGAATCTTTCAAGTCTATAAGTTGCTTTTATGTGAAGTTCAGTTTTTGGCAAATATGTAAAAGTAAAGGAATGTAAACATCGTAAACAAGTATGTAAAGGTGGATCACGGAAGTCTTCAGGATATGAATCCAACCACACATGTAATGCAGATACAACAgtcctaaaataatatacagtttagtatttacaattcCTAATATCACTATGACAAATATTACaacatgattatatttttatttttataaaatgtatttaaatagtgTTACTTATCATATAaccataacatataataataatataataaacatgactaatatgttatcatttcaaattaaaagaagaacaataagaattaaaaacaagtattta encodes the following:
- the LOC132924202 gene encoding ral guanine nucleotide dissociation stimulator-like 1 isoform X2, translated to MNFDAETSPTWKLWGEEREEGAVYTIYLKKVRYQNPTKTLLLESDDERSHLEWETIRVKFIKAGTIEKLVNSLASDDGELESTFVNIFLATYRTFASPHHVLSLLIERYEYLVNNKEALSESMIDPHKKTVVSALHVWLDSYPEDFRDPPLHTCLRCLHSFTFTYLPKTELHIKATYRLERFLKECKQSGMNLLHFFQYKANYQQFLDTTTFISDDYDLVIANSPHSPYNFPNIAERHFAEQLTRMDRDVLRSMVAHQCLGAVWSKNKRAGSAPTVLATIDQFNAVSLRVISTVILAINSDRPHVIETWIDIAQELRVLKNFSSLKAIISGLQSNSVFRLKKTWHSVPRDKVELFQELARIFSEENNQWAQRKLLIREGTAKFADTFGHNDRHLQKIIQKQQSTMSKLNIGTIPYLGTFLTDLTMIDAATPDLLPDGLINFDKKRKEFEVLAQIKLLQGAANSYNITEDSVFDQWFHSILVLDDREAFRISCQIEPSDNITSSCANSIIGTGKKQKYINYEHKKNDSISSNCSSKSLYGLSDDGLHSPNNSLDKQDSLLDLSSSSSSYSLQSFDMSLNGSNNTNIIVKNSVNNSTFNTSSDFYIIRITVDADNVETDGVVLYKSIMLSNNERTPQVIRNAMLKFCIDDDPENYTLSQVLPDKEMILPMTANVYYAVNTEYDLNFLLRKKTWKNNTIPKK
- the LOC132924202 gene encoding ral guanine nucleotide dissociation stimulator-like 1 isoform X1, producing the protein MNFDAETSQPTWKLWGEEREEGAVYTIYLKKVRYQNPTKTLLLESDDERSHLEWETIRVKFIKAGTIEKLVNSLASDDGELESTFVNIFLATYRTFASPHHVLSLLIERYEYLVNNKEALSESMIDPHKKTVVSALHVWLDSYPEDFRDPPLHTCLRCLHSFTFTYLPKTELHIKATYRLERFLKECKQSGMNLLHFFQYKANYQQFLDTTTFISDDYDLVIANSPHSPYNFPNIAERHFAEQLTRMDRDVLRSMVAHQCLGAVWSKNKRAGSAPTVLATIDQFNAVSLRVISTVILAINSDRPHVIETWIDIAQELRVLKNFSSLKAIISGLQSNSVFRLKKTWHSVPRDKVELFQELARIFSEENNQWAQRKLLIREGTAKFADTFGHNDRHLQKIIQKQQSTMSKLNIGTIPYLGTFLTDLTMIDAATPDLLPDGLINFDKKRKEFEVLAQIKLLQGAANSYNITEDSVFDQWFHSILVLDDREAFRISCQIEPSDNITSSCANSIIGTGKKQKYINYEHKKNDSISSNCSSKSLYGLSDDGLHSPNNSLDKQDSLLDLSSSSSSYSLQSFDMSLNGSNNTNIIVKNSVNNSTFNTSSDFYIIRITVDADNVETDGVVLYKSIMLSNNERTPQVIRNAMLKFCIDDDPENYTLSQVLPDKEMILPMTANVYYAVNTEYDLNFLLRKKTWKNNTIPKK
- the LOC132924202 gene encoding ral guanine nucleotide dissociation stimulator-like 1 isoform X5, which translates into the protein MNFDAETSQPTWKLWGEEREEGAVYTIYLKKVRYQNPTKTLLLESDDERSHLEWETIRVKFIKAGTIEKLVNSLASDDGELESTFVNIFLATYRTFASPHHVLSLLIERYEYLVNNKEALSESMIDPHKKTVVSALHVWLDSYPEDFRDPPLHTCLRCLHSFTFTYLPKTELHIKATYRLERFLKECKQSDTTTFISDDYDLVIANSPHSPYNFPNIAERHFAEQLTRMDRDVLRSMVAHQCLGAVWSKNKRAGSAPTVLATIDQFNAVSLRVISTVILAINSDRPHVIETWIDIAQELRVLKNFSSLKAIISGLQSNSVFRLKKTWHSVPRDKVELFQELARIFSEENNQWAQRKLLIREGTAKFADTFGHNDRHLQKIIQKQQSTMSLNIGTIPYLGTFLTDLTMIDAATPDLLPDGLINFDKKRKEFEVLAQIKLLQGAANSYNITEDSVFDQWFHSILVLDDREAFRISCQIEPSDNITSSCANSIIGTGKKQKYINYEHKKNDSISSNCSSKSLYGLSDDGLHSPNNSLDKQDSLLDLSSSSSSYSLQSFDMSLNGSNNTNIIVKNSVNNSTFNTSSDFYIIRITVDADNVETDGVVLYKSIMLSNNERTPQVIRNAMLKFCIDDDPENYTLSQVLPDKEMILPMTANVYYAVNTEYDLNFLLRKKTWKNNTIPKK
- the LOC132924202 gene encoding ral guanine nucleotide dissociation stimulator-like 1 isoform X4; this encodes MNFDAETSQPTWKLWGEEREEGAVYTIYLKKVRYQNPTKTLLLESDDERSHLEWETIRVKFIKAGTIEKLVNSLASDDGELESTFVNIFLATYRTFASPHHVLSLLIERYEYLVNNKEALSESMIDPHKKTVVSALHVWLDSYPEDFRDPPLHTCLRCLHSFTFTYLPKTELHIKATYRLERFLKECKQSDTTTFISDDYDLVIANSPHSPYNFPNIAERHFAEQLTRMDRDVLRSMVAHQCLGAVWSKNKRAGSAPTVLATIDQFNAVSLRVISTVILAINSDRPHVIETWIDIAQELRVLKNFSSLKAIISGLQSNSVFRLKKTWHSVPRDKVELFQELARIFSEENNQWAQRKLLIREGTAKFADTFGHNDRHLQKIIQKQQSTMSKLNIGTIPYLGTFLTDLTMIDAATPDLLPDGLINFDKKRKEFEVLAQIKLLQGAANSYNITEDSVFDQWFHSILVLDDREAFRISCQIEPSDNITSSCANSIIGTGKKQKYINYEHKKNDSISSNCSSKSLYGLSDDGLHSPNNSLDKQDSLLDLSSSSSSYSLQSFDMSLNGSNNTNIIVKNSVNNSTFNTSSDFYIIRITVDADNVETDGVVLYKSIMLSNNERTPQVIRNAMLKFCIDDDPENYTLSQVLPDKEMILPMTANVYYAVNTEYDLNFLLRKKTWKNNTIPKK
- the LOC132924202 gene encoding ral guanine nucleotide dissociation stimulator-like 1 isoform X3 is translated as MNFDAETSQPTWKLWGEEREEGAVYTIYLKKVRYQNPTKTLLLESDDERSHLEWETIRVKFIKAGTIEKLVNSLASDDGELESTFVNIFLATYRTFASPHHVLSLLIERYEYLVNNKEALSESMIDPHKKTVVSALHVWLDSYPEDFRDPPLHTCLRCLHSFTFTYLPKTELHIKATYRLERFLKECKQSGMNLLHFFQYKANYQQFLDTTTFISDDYDLVIANSPHSPYNFPNIAERHFAEQLTRMDRDVLRSMVAHQCLGAVWSKNKRAGSAPTVLATIDQFNAVSLRVISTVILAINSDRPHVIETWIDIAQELRVLKNFSSLKAIISGLQSNSVFRLKKTWHSVPRDKVELFQELARIFSEENNQWAQRKLLIREGTAKFADTFGHNDRHLQKIIQKQQSTMSKLNIGTIPYLGTFLTDLTMIDAATPDLLPDGLINFDKKRKEFEVLAQIKLLQGAANSYNITEDSVFDQWFHSILVLDDREAFRISCQIEPSDNITSSCANSIIGTGKKQNYEHKKNDSISSNCSSKSLYGLSDDGLHSPNNSLDKQDSLLDLSSSSSSYSLQSFDMSLNGSNNTNIIVKNSVNNSTFNTSSDFYIIRITVDADNVETDGVVLYKSIMLSNNERTPQVIRNAMLKFCIDDDPENYTLSQVLPDKEMILPMTANVYYAVNTEYDLNFLLRKKTWKNNTIPKK